The window GAGATAACGACTCATTATATCCAGACCATCCGGATGGATTGGCGCCCATCTGGGGGAACCGTATGTGCCTTCGCCCTTGACGTGCTCAGCGAAGATCTTCCCGTAATCGACCCCTATCACAAGGTTGTTCAGGTAGGCCTTACGGAGCTCCTGAGGACGGAGACCGGAACAGATTGCAAGGGTGACTATGGCGTAAGCCTCTGTCATCTTCCAATCCAAAGGAGAGACTTCCTTTGCCTTCGCAAGTATGCAGTCGATCTGATCATTTTGCAACGCATCATGACGCCTGTTGCACTTCTTGGGAACATGCGACGGATACTTCACCTTGAACTGATGGACAGCATCATTGTCGAAGTAGGTCAGCATCTGCTCCAGACATTTTAGATCGGTCCTGATAGTTGCGGGAGCCAGACCTTCGGATTTGCGGTAGCCCATAATCACATCGATGTCCCTGGCGGTGAACTTCTTCGGATTGGACGTTTCCAGATCTCCATTGGCCTTCAGCTTCTCCACGATCTCTCCAAGATGGTTGAGCTTTCTCCTGACAGAATCATAGGTTATCTGCTCAAGATGTCCGCGCTGTGCGGGCATGAACTCTTTCATTGCATCGGTGAACGGATAGCGTGTCATCTTATACACCTCAGATTGTCCATCTCCTTCCTCTCCATGTCGGATGCAAACCTCTGGAAAGCCTGGAAGATCCTGCGTTCATCCCTGTTCAGGTACTTCGTCTCAAAATTGCGGAGGAAGGAGGCCAGAATGCTTGCGCTCACAGCCCTTCCCACGGATTCCTCTATCTGGGCCTCGATAACCGAGGCCTCCATATTATCGTTGACCATATCTCAATTCTCCTTAAGTCCGAATTTCGGGTCCCCGGATAGCGCATGCTGCGCGCCATCCTCACCCACCTCCTCGGAAGCGGTTTGTTCGTCTGCTAGTAGCCCTGTAAATTCATGCCTATGGAGCTGGAGCCAGAGCCTGTACTCCCACTCATCCATGTACACCATACTTATCAACCTCCTTAGTTTTGTAATTGTTTCATTACTTTTTTATTATTTAATGATTTTTCCATCACGAATAATTTAATAGACGGCTTAAACATAACAAATGATGGTGAATGAATGGGAATTCTTTCAAAAACGGACAACAGCAAGAAGAATGCTAGCATCATGGTAAGGATGCCTAGCAGCCTATCGATGAT of the Thermoplasmata archaeon genome contains:
- a CDS encoding site-specific integrase, producing MTRYPFTDAMKEFMPAQRGHLEQITYDSVRRKLNHLGEIVEKLKANGDLETSNPKKFTARDIDVIMGYRKSEGLAPATIRTDLKCLEQMLTYFDNDAVHQFKVKYPSHVPKKCNRRHDALQNDQIDCILAKAKEVSPLDWKMTEAYAIVTLAICSGLRPQELRKAYLNNLVIGVDYGKIFAEHVKGEGTYGSPRWAPIHPDGLDIMSRYLEARRMKLQMAGRQSDALFPPIRGKDEFIGYNQVEKLKLAVEKDVGFKFDLRTCRRTFGQKALDEGQDIHNVSLVLGHSTINTTQRHYCDKSEHGACNEILDKWKLKDAVMQKLIQDRSYP